A region from the Sandaracinus amylolyticus genome encodes:
- a CDS encoding tetratricopeptide repeat protein, with translation MIAIVVGGVAHVARAQEGAAEAERAITLLERACEDDDAAACEALADREESDPRQRIVWLGRACEGGRLAACERWGAALRESDAERAASAFRRACDGGVLPACNGLGLMHEDGAGIARDVERALALFRRACEGGVALACNNVGRFVEDGIGGARADAVAAAALYQRACEGGAPVGCNNLGLLHEEGRGVAQDPTRARELYERACEGGAMLGCYHLAIVLDEGRGGPRDARRATELLTRSCSEEVAIACTTLGARFEAGRGVMQDLAQASALYSRACNEEDRLGCVALGSMMQDGRGVPRDLVGAARLFAHACDAGELAGCTRLGLMHQSGEGVEEDAGRAVTLFRRACEGGELRGCNSLGFMFERGLGVSTDAVRARDLYARACDGGVLRGCSNLAVLHLRGEGGVPQDAARAVALFERACDGRNGLACTNLGALVESGGAGIAADPARAASLYRRACEIGHARGCAQLAEMLDAGRGVPRDAERASALRAQACGQGYERACVSR, from the coding sequence GTGATCGCGATCGTGGTGGGCGGCGTCGCGCACGTGGCGCGCGCCCAGGAGGGCGCCGCCGAGGCGGAGCGCGCGATCACGCTGCTCGAGCGCGCCTGCGAGGACGATGACGCCGCGGCGTGCGAGGCGCTCGCGGATCGTGAGGAGAGCGACCCGCGGCAGCGCATCGTGTGGCTCGGACGCGCGTGCGAGGGCGGGCGGCTCGCGGCATGCGAGCGATGGGGCGCGGCGCTGCGCGAGAGCGACGCGGAGCGCGCGGCGAGCGCGTTTCGTCGCGCGTGCGACGGCGGGGTGCTCCCGGCGTGCAACGGGCTCGGGCTGATGCACGAGGACGGCGCGGGCATCGCGCGAGACGTCGAGCGCGCGCTCGCGCTGTTCCGGCGCGCATGCGAGGGCGGCGTGGCCCTCGCGTGCAACAACGTCGGGCGCTTCGTCGAGGACGGGATCGGCGGGGCGCGGGCGGACGCGGTCGCAGCCGCGGCGCTCTACCAGCGCGCGTGCGAGGGCGGCGCGCCGGTCGGGTGCAACAACCTCGGGCTGCTGCACGAAGAAGGTCGCGGCGTCGCGCAGGATCCGACGCGCGCGAGAGAGCTCTACGAGCGCGCGTGCGAGGGCGGCGCGATGCTCGGCTGTTACCACCTCGCGATCGTGCTCGACGAAGGACGCGGCGGGCCTCGCGACGCACGGCGCGCCACCGAGCTGCTCACGCGCTCGTGCAGCGAGGAGGTCGCGATCGCGTGCACCACGCTGGGCGCGCGCTTCGAGGCCGGACGCGGCGTGATGCAGGATCTCGCGCAGGCGTCCGCGCTCTACTCGCGCGCGTGCAACGAAGAGGATCGGCTCGGCTGCGTCGCGCTCGGATCGATGATGCAGGACGGGCGCGGCGTGCCGCGCGATCTCGTCGGCGCGGCGAGGCTCTTCGCGCACGCGTGCGACGCGGGCGAGCTCGCGGGGTGCACGCGGCTCGGGCTGATGCACCAGTCCGGCGAGGGCGTGGAGGAGGACGCGGGACGCGCGGTGACGCTCTTCCGCCGCGCGTGCGAAGGCGGCGAGCTCCGCGGGTGCAACAGCCTCGGGTTCATGTTCGAGCGCGGCCTCGGGGTGAGCACGGACGCGGTGCGTGCGCGTGACCTCTATGCGCGAGCGTGCGACGGCGGCGTGCTGCGCGGGTGCAGCAACCTCGCGGTGCTGCACCTCCGCGGCGAGGGCGGCGTGCCGCAGGACGCGGCGCGCGCGGTCGCGCTCTTCGAGCGCGCCTGCGACGGGCGCAACGGGCTCGCGTGCACGAACCTCGGGGCGCTCGTCGAGAGCGGCGGCGCGGGCATCGCCGCCGATCCGGCGCGCGCTGCATCGCTCTATCGCCGCGCGTGCGAGATCGGCCACGCGCGCGGCTGCGCGCAGCTCGCCGAGATGCTCGACGCAGGACGTGGCGTGCCGCGTGACGCCGAGCGTGCGAGCGCGCTCCGCGCCCAGGCGTGCGGCCAGGGCTACGAGCGCGCGTGCGTCAGCCGTTGA
- a CDS encoding metallophosphoesterase family protein — translation MLTFSRDPQVAEKQMQAIIFSLTTFGHIDGDFDDRERAFVKEFIGKLVTHRVATGMPDATTEVKRDVAERFTKHFHETFENIERWVAEVMSEPISKDDSRDAVVHAKLKLRCFELFKGFDRASQEAVLETVDEFILADGHSHPAETKFRSELAALLGASDEVPLEIVDDATGVPARLSEPIDLKLRVERGDKADHPFFKQFEHHYSSQPDRIQKQVQADLALVDRMIEVLEEQRAKGAGKLEGKKTVQELEGGDAFLDGHVYVMPMKPGRRYELVVLGDLHGCYSCLKAAIMQTRFFEKVEAFRRDPQNAPEPKLVLLGDYIDRGIFSLNGVLRTVMQLFVTAPDHVVVLRGNHEYYVEYKGQIYGGVKPAEAINTLKPYLPLDVFRRYMALFEAMPNVLLAGSTMFVHAGIPRDRLIKERWKDLSSLNDQDMRFQMMWSDPAHADVIPAALQEQTARFPFGRLQLQAFLSRIGCNALVRGHEKVEAGYERVYDDPNGTLITLFSAGGAENQDLPEGSSYRGVTPKAMLVTHQDGATEMAPFDLDWRSYNDPAHNAFFKNPMEIEHRVE, via the coding sequence ATGCTGACCTTCAGCCGCGATCCGCAGGTCGCCGAGAAGCAGATGCAGGCGATCATCTTCTCGCTCACGACGTTCGGGCACATCGACGGTGACTTCGATGATCGCGAGCGCGCGTTCGTGAAGGAGTTCATCGGCAAGCTCGTCACGCACCGGGTGGCGACCGGCATGCCCGACGCGACGACCGAGGTGAAACGCGACGTGGCGGAGCGCTTCACCAAGCACTTCCACGAGACCTTCGAGAACATCGAGCGCTGGGTCGCGGAGGTGATGAGCGAGCCGATCAGCAAGGACGACTCGCGCGACGCAGTGGTGCACGCGAAGCTGAAGCTGCGCTGCTTCGAGCTCTTCAAGGGCTTCGATCGCGCGAGCCAGGAAGCGGTGCTCGAGACGGTCGACGAGTTCATCCTCGCCGACGGCCACTCGCACCCCGCCGAGACGAAGTTCCGCAGCGAGCTCGCGGCGCTGCTCGGCGCGAGCGACGAGGTGCCGCTCGAGATCGTCGACGACGCGACGGGCGTGCCGGCGCGGCTCTCGGAGCCGATCGATCTGAAGCTGCGCGTCGAGCGCGGGGACAAGGCGGATCACCCGTTCTTCAAGCAGTTCGAGCACCACTACTCGAGCCAGCCCGACCGCATCCAGAAGCAGGTGCAGGCGGATCTCGCGCTCGTCGATCGGATGATCGAGGTGCTCGAGGAGCAGCGCGCGAAGGGCGCGGGGAAGCTCGAGGGCAAGAAGACGGTGCAGGAGCTCGAGGGCGGCGACGCGTTCCTCGACGGGCACGTCTACGTGATGCCGATGAAGCCCGGGCGACGCTACGAGCTCGTCGTGCTCGGCGATCTGCACGGCTGCTACTCGTGCCTCAAGGCCGCGATCATGCAGACGCGCTTCTTCGAGAAGGTCGAAGCGTTCCGTCGCGATCCGCAGAACGCGCCCGAGCCGAAGCTCGTGCTGCTCGGCGACTACATCGATCGCGGCATCTTCAGCCTCAACGGCGTGCTGCGCACGGTGATGCAGCTCTTCGTGACCGCGCCGGATCACGTCGTCGTGCTGCGCGGCAACCACGAGTACTACGTCGAGTACAAGGGACAGATCTACGGAGGCGTGAAGCCCGCCGAGGCGATCAACACGCTGAAGCCGTACCTGCCGCTCGACGTGTTCCGTCGCTACATGGCGCTCTTCGAGGCGATGCCGAACGTGCTGCTCGCGGGCAGCACGATGTTCGTGCACGCGGGCATCCCGCGCGATCGACTGATCAAGGAGCGCTGGAAGGACCTCTCGTCGCTCAACGATCAGGACATGCGCTTCCAGATGATGTGGAGCGATCCCGCGCACGCCGACGTGATCCCCGCGGCGCTGCAGGAGCAGACCGCGCGCTTCCCGTTCGGGAGGCTGCAGCTGCAGGCGTTCCTGTCGCGCATCGGGTGCAACGCGCTGGTGCGAGGCCACGAGAAGGTCGAAGCGGGCTACGAGCGGGTCTACGACGATCCGAACGGGACGCTGATCACGCTGTTCTCCGCGGGCGGCGCGGAGAACCAGGATCTGCCGGAGGGCTCGAGCTATCGCGGCGTCACGCCCAAGGCGATGCTGGTGACGCACCAGGACGGGGCGACGGAGATGGCGCCTTTCGATCTCGACTGGCGTTCCTACAACGACCCTGCGCACAACGCGTTCTTCAAGAACCCCATGGAGATCGAGCATCGCGTCGAGTGA
- a CDS encoding metallophosphoesterase, which translates to MSPRETNEALDDQRKQAVARKPRIEVRRFQGTAKHAEQLAHMRVAHLTDLHFGRVTPMAVQRRAVELTNEAKPDLVVITGDFVCHSQLYLDQLVETLGALQAPTIAVLGNHDYWSGAPEVARALKKADVEVLRNQHTVITLDHQRIQVVGLDDSYTGHCDREKALKGLRRDLPSLGLSHIAEEADALWHHGVPLVLAGHTHAGQVTLARLHELALGRIVGHKYVHGLYGKRAGAPLGAVYVGAGIGAAVMPLRIGERGRRELAIFELGADVHDFDEHHDEQVAHVGRKPSPELTQKRQDYVFKRELQREIREARKYLAELKKQGRGLSSPPPPPSETDDLSSPPAPPEGLDDLATLDGPARELPTFRDPER; encoded by the coding sequence ATGAGCCCCCGAGAGACGAACGAGGCGCTGGACGACCAGCGCAAGCAGGCGGTGGCGCGCAAGCCGCGCATCGAGGTACGTCGCTTCCAGGGCACGGCCAAGCACGCGGAGCAGCTCGCGCACATGCGCGTCGCGCACCTGACCGACCTGCACTTCGGTCGCGTCACGCCGATGGCCGTGCAGCGCCGCGCGGTCGAGCTCACGAACGAGGCGAAGCCGGACCTCGTCGTCATCACCGGCGACTTCGTGTGCCACAGCCAGCTCTATCTCGATCAGCTCGTCGAGACGCTCGGCGCGCTCCAGGCGCCGACGATCGCGGTGCTCGGGAACCACGACTACTGGTCGGGCGCGCCCGAGGTCGCGCGCGCGCTGAAGAAGGCGGACGTCGAGGTGCTGCGCAACCAGCACACCGTCATCACGCTCGACCACCAGCGCATCCAGGTCGTCGGGCTCGACGACTCGTACACGGGCCACTGCGATCGCGAGAAGGCGCTCAAGGGCTTGCGCCGTGATCTGCCGTCGCTCGGCCTCTCGCACATCGCGGAGGAAGCGGACGCGCTGTGGCACCACGGCGTGCCGCTCGTGCTCGCGGGGCACACGCACGCGGGGCAGGTCACGCTCGCGCGCCTGCACGAGCTCGCGCTCGGCCGCATCGTCGGGCACAAGTACGTGCACGGCCTCTACGGCAAGCGCGCGGGCGCGCCGCTCGGCGCCGTCTACGTGGGCGCGGGCATCGGCGCGGCCGTGATGCCGCTGCGCATCGGCGAGCGCGGTCGGCGCGAGCTCGCGATCTTCGAGCTCGGCGCGGACGTGCACGACTTCGACGAGCACCACGACGAGCAAGTCGCGCACGTGGGCCGGAAGCCGTCGCCCGAGCTGACGCAGAAGCGCCAGGACTACGTGTTCAAGCGCGAGCTGCAGCGCGAGATCCGCGAAGCCCGCAAGTACCTCGCGGAGCTCAAGAAGCAGGGCCGCGGGCTCTCGTCGCCGCCTCCGCCGCCGTCGGAGACCGACGATCTCTCGTCGCCGCCGGCTCCGCCCGAGGGGCTCGACGATCTCGCGACGCTCGACGGCCCCGCGCGCGAGCTCCCGACGTTCCGCGATCCCGAGCGCTAG
- a CDS encoding 3-hydroxyacyl-CoA dehydrogenase NAD-binding domain-containing protein: protein MSFSTVSVVGSGPVGCRIALACAVEGMPVRLLRASRGDLAAIRTRVTRRLGIAVERAEITIAQRARIESHVEVTHDLSRVADVDLVIDATPSDPRTRRALLATLEARMSGGAVLATASPPERLAEIAEVLRRPDQLVAIQFRGEAHDLGIELSVLPETAPGVVAAARAFCALLRHTPLEQQSQAPRVGYREWLSQPVAAE, encoded by the coding sequence ATGTCCTTCAGCACCGTGAGCGTCGTTGGCTCGGGCCCAGTCGGTTGCCGCATCGCGCTCGCGTGCGCCGTCGAAGGCATGCCCGTTCGTCTGCTGCGCGCGTCGCGCGGCGATCTCGCGGCGATCCGGACGCGCGTGACGCGCCGGCTCGGGATCGCGGTCGAGCGCGCCGAGATCACGATCGCGCAGCGCGCGCGCATCGAGTCGCACGTCGAGGTGACGCACGATCTCTCGCGCGTCGCCGACGTCGATCTCGTGATCGACGCGACGCCCTCGGATCCGCGCACGCGTCGCGCGCTGCTCGCGACGCTCGAGGCGCGGATGAGCGGCGGCGCCGTGCTCGCGACGGCCTCGCCGCCGGAGCGGCTCGCGGAGATCGCGGAGGTGCTGCGCCGTCCGGATCAGCTCGTCGCGATCCAGTTCCGCGGCGAAGCGCACGATCTCGGGATCGAGCTCTCGGTGCTCCCGGAGACCGCGCCGGGTGTCGTCGCCGCGGCGCGTGCGTTCTGCGCGCTGCTCCGTCACACGCCGCTCGAGCAGCAGAGCCAGGCGCCGCGCGTCGGCTACCGCGAGTGGCTCTCGCAGCCCGTCGCCGCGGAGTGA
- a CDS encoding CTP synthase, with protein MSTRRTKYIFVTGGVVSSIGKGLAAASIGALLEARGLKVTNVKLDPYINVDPGTMSPYQHGEVFVTDDGAEADLDLGHYERFTSTRMTRANNFTTGRIYDAVISKERRGEYLGATIQVIPHITDEIKARVIDVASRADVAIVEVGGTVGDIESLPFLEAVRQLRHEAGPQNAISVHVTLVPNIAAAGELKTKPTQHSVKELLGLGIQPEILICRTEKQLSRSIKEKIAHFCNVPVGAVISAPDVSVIYELPIALHAEKIDEQITERLNIWSRPPDLGAWHRTVEIMKNPPRGIATIALVGKYVHLRDSYKSLHEALSHGGLANECKIEVKYLDSETIDASNVERELAGVDGVLVPGGFGGRGAEGKIQAIRHARENGIPFFGICLGMQMAVVEFARHVCGVAGANSTEFDPNAGDPVIDLMPDQRGVKAKGGTMRLGAYRCALVPGSLAAEMYGSSEVSERHRHRYEFNNAYKERLEQSGMVMSGLSPELGLVEMIELPKHVHFVGCQFHPEFKSRPHAAHPLFTRFVRASLSRRDARSRTETRTDVSESATSKLVH; from the coding sequence ATGAGCACCCGACGCACCAAGTACATCTTCGTGACGGGCGGCGTCGTCAGCTCCATCGGCAAGGGGCTCGCGGCGGCGTCGATCGGCGCGCTGCTCGAGGCGCGCGGCCTGAAGGTCACGAACGTCAAGCTCGACCCCTATATCAACGTCGACCCCGGCACGATGTCGCCGTACCAGCACGGCGAGGTCTTCGTGACCGACGACGGCGCCGAGGCGGATCTCGATCTCGGTCACTACGAGCGCTTCACGTCGACGCGCATGACGCGCGCGAACAACTTCACGACCGGGCGCATCTACGACGCGGTCATCTCGAAGGAGCGGCGCGGCGAGTACCTCGGCGCGACGATCCAGGTGATCCCGCACATCACCGACGAGATCAAAGCGCGCGTGATCGACGTCGCCTCGCGCGCCGACGTGGCGATCGTCGAGGTCGGCGGCACGGTCGGCGACATCGAGTCGCTGCCGTTCCTCGAGGCGGTGCGCCAGCTGCGCCACGAGGCGGGCCCGCAGAACGCGATCTCGGTGCACGTCACGCTCGTGCCGAACATCGCGGCGGCGGGCGAGCTCAAGACGAAGCCCACGCAGCACTCGGTGAAGGAGCTGCTCGGCCTCGGCATCCAGCCCGAGATCCTGATCTGCCGCACCGAGAAGCAGCTCTCGCGGTCGATCAAGGAGAAGATCGCGCACTTCTGCAACGTGCCGGTCGGCGCCGTGATCTCGGCGCCCGACGTGAGCGTGATCTACGAGCTGCCGATCGCGCTCCACGCGGAGAAGATCGACGAGCAGATCACGGAGCGGCTGAACATCTGGTCGCGTCCGCCGGATCTCGGTGCGTGGCACCGCACCGTCGAGATCATGAAGAACCCGCCGCGCGGGATCGCGACGATCGCGCTCGTCGGCAAGTACGTGCACCTGCGCGACTCGTACAAGTCGCTGCACGAAGCGCTCTCGCACGGCGGCCTCGCGAACGAGTGCAAGATCGAGGTGAAGTACCTCGACAGCGAGACGATCGACGCGTCGAACGTCGAGCGCGAGCTCGCGGGCGTCGACGGCGTGCTGGTGCCCGGCGGCTTCGGCGGGCGCGGCGCGGAGGGGAAGATCCAGGCGATCCGCCACGCGCGCGAGAACGGCATCCCGTTCTTCGGCATCTGCCTCGGCATGCAGATGGCGGTCGTGGAATTCGCGCGTCACGTGTGCGGTGTCGCGGGCGCGAACTCGACCGAGTTCGATCCGAACGCGGGCGATCCGGTGATCGACCTCATGCCCGATCAGCGCGGCGTGAAGGCGAAGGGCGGCACGATGCGCCTCGGCGCGTACCGCTGCGCGCTCGTGCCGGGCAGCCTCGCGGCCGAGATGTACGGCTCGAGCGAGGTGAGCGAGCGCCACCGCCACCGCTACGAGTTCAACAACGCGTACAAGGAGCGGCTCGAGCAGTCCGGCATGGTGATGTCGGGGCTCTCGCCGGAGCTCGGGCTCGTCGAGATGATCGAGCTGCCGAAGCACGTGCACTTCGTGGGATGCCAGTTCCACCCCGAGTTCAAGAGCCGCCCGCACGCGGCGCACCCGCTCTTCACGCGCTTCGTCCGCGCGTCGCTCTCGCGCCGTGACGCGCGCTCGCGCACCGAGACGCGCACCGACGTCAGCGAGAGCGCGACCAGCAAGCTCGTGCACTGA
- a CDS encoding DUF4129 domain-containing protein, whose translation MDASHRETIGRRDLSPAGAIDRLDRAFALARAGGVVLAARAWGAGALVAVAVIASWYLEAIEGVRALRPLLVLAAALAWWARAVSLGRVARAHVVRLWADAPIPADAGRARDVARTAGWAAIGLWAGGWALAIGALAGPLGVVLVLPLFAVRGAIAPSWLARSACAAEAGVAALRRAIGDSSGQRFVGMIAELLVLVGALGLYVNALATIAVGMLLARSFFGLDVATLDAFLSVRNTFVLVVVAMIVLVAIEPLRAALSALTWVEARVREEGLDLRIAIDDAIARSRPRRAGARIAAGIAITVALAAGRVDAQALPPPPPLPPGFGQSAAPSEPEPEVVAEDSEEDARAREDAAAILARPEFQDHGDARGRGVRELIERLLEWLFRHRDPIEAPITPRAPEIPLPGPLVFLAMAIVVALLVAILLHVTRPLRRGARVVEAPQLTPDAVADPRERAPDEWVDDAARLAAEGRHREALRALYLATLVALDRRRLIRFEKTLTNGQYLRQMPDGEARVDFRDFTRRFDRTWYGREPASEHDYRACRDLAERIVAHARGGHA comes from the coding sequence ATGGACGCGTCGCATCGCGAGACGATCGGGCGCCGGGACCTCTCGCCCGCCGGCGCGATCGATCGGCTCGATCGCGCGTTCGCGCTCGCGCGTGCCGGCGGTGTCGTGCTCGCGGCGCGCGCGTGGGGCGCGGGCGCGCTCGTCGCCGTGGCGGTGATCGCGTCGTGGTACCTCGAGGCGATCGAAGGGGTGCGCGCGCTGCGTCCGCTGCTCGTGCTCGCGGCGGCGCTGGCGTGGTGGGCGCGCGCAGTCTCGCTGGGTCGCGTCGCGCGGGCGCACGTCGTGCGGCTGTGGGCGGACGCGCCGATCCCTGCCGACGCGGGACGCGCGCGTGACGTGGCGCGCACCGCGGGATGGGCGGCGATCGGGCTGTGGGCGGGCGGCTGGGCGCTCGCGATCGGAGCGCTCGCGGGGCCGCTCGGTGTGGTGCTGGTTCTGCCGCTCTTCGCGGTGCGCGGCGCGATCGCACCGTCGTGGCTCGCGCGCAGCGCATGCGCTGCTGAGGCAGGCGTCGCGGCGCTGCGCCGCGCGATCGGCGACTCGAGCGGGCAGCGCTTCGTGGGGATGATCGCGGAGCTGCTCGTGCTGGTCGGCGCGCTCGGGCTGTACGTGAATGCGCTCGCGACGATCGCGGTGGGGATGTTGCTCGCGCGATCGTTCTTCGGGCTCGACGTCGCGACGCTCGATGCGTTCCTGTCGGTGCGCAACACGTTCGTGCTCGTGGTGGTCGCGATGATCGTGCTCGTCGCGATCGAGCCGCTGCGGGCGGCGCTCTCCGCGCTCACGTGGGTCGAGGCGCGCGTGCGCGAGGAAGGGCTGGATCTGCGCATCGCGATCGACGACGCGATCGCGCGATCGCGCCCGCGGCGTGCCGGTGCGCGCATCGCCGCGGGGATCGCGATCACGGTCGCGCTCGCGGCGGGCCGCGTCGACGCGCAGGCGCTGCCGCCGCCTCCACCGCTGCCGCCGGGGTTCGGGCAGAGCGCTGCGCCGAGCGAGCCCGAGCCCGAGGTGGTCGCCGAGGACAGCGAAGAGGACGCACGGGCGCGCGAAGACGCCGCGGCGATCCTCGCGCGCCCCGAGTTCCAGGACCACGGCGACGCGCGCGGGCGCGGCGTGCGCGAGCTGATCGAGCGCTTGCTCGAGTGGCTCTTCCGCCATCGCGATCCGATCGAGGCGCCGATCACACCGCGCGCGCCGGAGATCCCGCTCCCGGGGCCGCTCGTGTTCCTCGCGATGGCGATCGTCGTGGCGCTGCTCGTCGCGATCCTGCTGCACGTCACGCGACCGCTGCGTCGCGGCGCGCGCGTGGTCGAGGCGCCGCAGCTCACGCCCGACGCGGTCGCCGACCCGCGAGAGCGTGCGCCCGACGAGTGGGTCGACGACGCGGCTCGGCTCGCGGCCGAAGGACGACATCGCGAGGCGCTGCGCGCGCTCTACCTCGCGACGCTGGTCGCGCTCGATCGGCGACGCCTGATCCGCTTCGAGAAGACGCTCACGAACGGGCAGTACCTCCGGCAGATGCCGGACGGCGAGGCGCGCGTCGACTTCCGCGACTTCACGCGTCGGTTCGACCGCACGTGGTACGGGCGCGAGCCCGCGAGCGAGCACGACTATCGTGCGTGTCGCGACCTCGCGGAGCGCATCGTCGCGCATGCGCGCGGAGGGCACGCGTGA
- a CDS encoding DUF4350 domain-containing protein gives MRVVLRRVAVALAIVIALGASGLVCARVADRGRWALSYSTHGAGPEGARGLYLFAHERGVPVRRWSEDLGALPDGGMLVALGGCDHFGARSLSRPERERLVRWVDAGGTLVVAGADEYLPRELGVALSGPAGEACFGRTGAFGMIVRAWERAEEDDGEEVRDVTGRIARDPTRAADELAPEDAAPPITWAHAVGGSLRGMAPVGLRRAASVHVDDPASATILLRVEERTAGVSVARGRGTVIALASASALQNRDLASAGGAALFARLLASHEGPVYFDEYHLGIGAPRSFMRWVAEIGLLPVALQLLVVLLFFLWRAGARFGDTQRDVERAPATTASFVGAVGNLFAKSEDAAGALVLITRHALSRIAAHHRLDGIPHERLADELARRKRHDAADAVRRITSAREGTIDLTRRTREIDAEVARATRDRV, from the coding sequence GTGAGGGTGGTGCTGCGTCGCGTCGCGGTCGCGCTCGCGATCGTGATCGCTCTCGGCGCGAGCGGGCTCGTCTGCGCGCGCGTGGCGGACCGAGGGCGCTGGGCGCTCTCGTACTCGACGCACGGCGCGGGGCCCGAGGGCGCGCGTGGTCTCTATCTCTTCGCGCACGAGCGCGGTGTGCCGGTGCGTCGTTGGTCGGAAGATCTCGGGGCGCTCCCGGACGGCGGGATGCTCGTCGCGCTCGGTGGGTGCGATCACTTCGGCGCTCGATCGCTGTCGCGTCCGGAGCGCGAGCGGCTGGTGCGCTGGGTCGACGCCGGTGGGACGCTGGTCGTCGCGGGTGCGGACGAGTACCTGCCGCGCGAGCTCGGCGTCGCGCTGAGCGGGCCCGCCGGTGAGGCGTGCTTCGGGCGCACTGGCGCGTTCGGGATGATCGTGCGCGCGTGGGAGCGCGCCGAGGAAGACGACGGCGAGGAGGTGCGCGACGTCACCGGGCGCATCGCGCGCGATCCGACGCGCGCGGCGGACGAGCTCGCGCCCGAGGACGCAGCGCCGCCGATCACCTGGGCGCACGCGGTCGGAGGCTCGCTGCGCGGGATGGCGCCCGTCGGGCTGCGTCGCGCCGCGTCCGTGCACGTCGACGATCCTGCGAGCGCGACGATCCTGCTGCGCGTCGAGGAGCGCACCGCAGGCGTGTCCGTCGCGCGCGGGCGCGGCACGGTGATCGCGCTCGCGTCGGCGAGCGCGCTGCAGAACCGCGATCTCGCGAGCGCGGGAGGTGCCGCGCTGTTCGCGCGGCTGCTCGCGTCGCACGAGGGTCCCGTCTACTTCGACGAGTACCACCTCGGCATCGGCGCGCCGCGCTCGTTCATGCGCTGGGTCGCGGAGATCGGGTTGCTCCCGGTCGCGCTGCAGCTGCTGGTCGTGCTGCTGTTCTTCCTGTGGCGCGCGGGAGCGCGCTTCGGAGACACGCAGCGCGACGTGGAGCGCGCGCCGGCGACCACCGCGAGCTTCGTGGGCGCGGTCGGCAATCTGTTCGCGAAGTCGGAGGACGCAGCGGGCGCGCTCGTGCTGATCACGCGCCACGCGCTCTCGCGGATCGCGGCGCACCATCGGCTCGACGGCATCCCGCACGAGCGTCTCGCGGACGAGCTCGCGCGCAGGAAGCGTCACGACGCGGCGGACGCGGTGCGTCGGATCACCTCGGCGCGAGAAGGAACGATCGATCTCACGCGGCGGACGCGCGAGATCGACGCGGAGGTCGCGCGCGCGACGCGCGATCGGGTGTAG
- a CDS encoding AAA family ATPase, which produces MDHVEELASLKRDVAREVRKVVVGQDEAIEGMLVALLAQGHVLLEGVPGTAKTLMVRALAATMGLAFGRIQFTPDLMPSDILGTNVFDFERGRFQLTKGPIFTELLLADEINRAPAKTQSALLEAMQERQVSLDGQRHALGADFTVFATQNPVEQEGTYPLPEAQLDRFLLKIVVGYPSVEDEDRILAHASVGVGSVDVAAAGIDRVATRERIAAVRELGHQVLIEDRVRGYVRELVRATRHTPAILLGAGPRAGVHLLVASRWYAALEGRRFVTPDDVRRALRPVIGHRLVLAPEVELDGLSASEVIERVAATVEVPR; this is translated from the coding sequence ATGGATCACGTCGAGGAGCTCGCGAGCCTGAAGCGCGACGTCGCGCGCGAGGTGCGCAAGGTGGTCGTGGGGCAGGACGAGGCGATCGAGGGGATGCTCGTCGCGCTGCTCGCGCAGGGGCACGTGCTGCTCGAGGGCGTGCCCGGCACGGCGAAGACGCTGATGGTGCGCGCGCTCGCCGCGACGATGGGTCTCGCGTTCGGGCGAATCCAGTTCACGCCCGATCTGATGCCGAGCGACATCCTCGGCACGAACGTGTTCGACTTCGAGCGCGGGCGCTTCCAGCTCACGAAGGGGCCGATCTTCACGGAGCTGCTGCTCGCAGACGAGATCAACCGCGCGCCCGCGAAGACACAGAGCGCGCTGCTCGAGGCGATGCAGGAGCGACAGGTCTCGCTCGACGGTCAGCGCCACGCGCTCGGCGCGGACTTCACGGTGTTCGCGACGCAGAACCCGGTCGAGCAGGAGGGCACGTACCCGCTGCCCGAGGCGCAGCTCGATCGCTTCTTGCTCAAGATCGTCGTCGGGTACCCGAGCGTCGAGGACGAGGATCGGATCCTCGCGCACGCGAGCGTCGGCGTCGGCTCGGTCGACGTCGCCGCGGCGGGCATCGATCGCGTCGCGACGCGCGAGCGGATCGCCGCGGTGCGCGAGCTCGGCCATCAGGTGCTGATCGAGGATCGCGTGCGGGGCTACGTGCGCGAGCTCGTGCGCGCGACGCGCCACACGCCGGCGATCCTGCTCGGCGCCGGACCGCGCGCGGGCGTGCACCTGCTCGTCGCGTCGCGCTGGTACGCCGCGCTCGAAGGGCGTCGGTTCGTGACGCCCGACGACGTGCGGCGCGCGCTGCGTCCGGTGATCGGACACCGCCTCGTGCTCGCGCCCGAGGTCGAGCTCGACGGCCTCTCGGCGAGCGAGGTGATCGAACGCGTCGCCGCGACGGTCGAGGTGCCGCGTTGA